One genomic window of Caenorhabditis elegans chromosome I includes the following:
- the mut-16 gene encoding MUTator (Product from WormBase gene class mut;~Confirmed by transcript evidence): MSESDDDYPELDISDQYIDPLGIVVGPPPASYTETDREETPMQNRTEDDTNSYGNSSGEHDYDSYLDSGDDDFDVDAYYANDNMDEPPPETIPDNLIQNVIGRNDNADYDFSDASNPEIMKLFLSSSLLSNPLKFRSGYSSDELDDCLKSCMGYSLQVTAVLLLPPEIISQLPNDSKTEHAHALVRGGWLQSKEGAFFPVISDSERETVVSLMNGSEEQHKRQERKKKEADTFESEEKEIRTLLTFNMIAELLMAVRNEYSIRSVKYQILSTAYTNMVTGAAHANIFRKYKDILQLDPEKLWNNDWFKEYTNRGTLKKFLTTARFSEIVVSQANGKTVELYFRADDEGNRPVVLFTDEHIADVRNKWKTGNQRNQNYGSQGNYRAGGQRSDDRRGPQQRRNVIVPDPNYQPSTFAGGISNNADDDGSLQPTTSSHFNRNTDRSTSRPPRAPTSPVNRVMETDPLMGQGTSSGAPQRSAIPNPFGGAPALSRSTITNGNRGPSYGDRGERVQDVGDTTSDSEITSEGSYSDEDPEQKEIKRQRRKDKLKKKQERELRSREKHTKSKQQPPSKIETRFNTYKKKSESSATDTSNTPPVDTVNVALPTPVVESSSTTAAPSIPVSTRPEVVVPPENPAPLREVGNFYSKSNHDEDRRNVQLPFTPADTHKPIKVAPKEPVRNPLLKERPSANGFINRRLPSHPAPPPVNQSQPANQPMQTAVYQNSHPGAPYIPQQPTYQPQLPVQQPQPHQYAPQPIHHQQPIHQPMHGQQYPPVNQQQPIYQQPAPQYPPYNSIQNNPQHGPSPFNYSQVPQPAYNHVGQQPSHMSNQPHINQNGYQNSYNPNQGPTSSDPNYGCNPQFNHYGSRSVYHEDHSSQRRRSPDQFPPNPPEYDPHGNFKLADYERDRMTVGYSQNPHQFDHHGSHMPHQSQPQGYDNFNGNSAPYFNKNGGQSNHQPEAQRSFSVLSSNRQPSNRELIFQDGIEKELRDIILRYRSMNLTVLTVQELRTEVSRRPAIPRYIDIVQYIRDSSSVAIVERGDIEPYVVLKDDIRN, from the exons atgtCCGAAAGTGATGATGATTATCCGGAATTAGACATCTCCGATCAATATATCGATCCATTGGGGATCGTTGTTGGTCCACCACCCGCCTCGTATACGGAAACTGATCGTGAAGAAACTCCCATGCAAAATCGAACTGAAGATGACACTAATAGCTATGGAAATTCATCGGGTGAACATGACTACGATAGTTATTTGGATTCAGGAGACGATGACTTTGACGTGGATGCCTACTATGCG AATGACAATATGGATGAACCTCCACCAGAAACGATACCGGACAATCTTATACAAAACGTCATCGGAAGAAATGATAACGCCGATTATGATTTCAGCGATGCAAGTAATCCAGAAATCATGAAG CTGTTCCTGAGCTCTTCATTGCTGAGCAATCCATTGAAATTCCGTTCTGGATACTCCTCGGATGAATTGGATGATTGTTTGAAATCTTGTATGGGATACAGTCTTCAAGTAACAGCTGTTTTATTGCTTCCTCCAGAAATTATTTCTCAGCTTCCAAACGATTCCAAG ACCGAACACGCCCATGCACTTGTACGAGGAGGTTGGCTGCAGTCCAAAGAGGGCGCATTCTTTCCAGTCATTTCCGATTCAGAACGTGAGACTGTTGTTTCGTTGATGAATGGATCCGAAGAACA GCACAAACGCCAGGaaaggaagaaaaaggaaGCAGATACATTTGAATCCGAAGAGAAGGAAATTCGTACTCTACTCACATTCAACATGATTGCGGAATTGTTAATGGCTGTCAGAAATGAATATAGCATTCGTTCAGTTAAATATCAAATTCTTTCAACTGCTTATACAAATATGGTTACTGGTGCGGCACATGcgaatatttttcgaaaatataagGATATTCTTCAACTCGATCCAGAAAAACTGTGGAATAATGATTGGTTCAAAGAGTATACAAATCGAGGAACACTGAAGAAGTTTCTAACAACTgcaagattttctgaaattgtggTTTCACAAGCCAACGGCAAAACTGTAGAACTCTATTTTAGAGCTGACGATGAAGGAAACC GACCAGTTGTTCTTTTCACTGATGAACATATTGCGGATGTTAGGAACAAATGGAAAACCGGCAATCAGAGAAATCAGAACTACGGAAGCCAAGGCAATTATAGGGCCGGTGGACAGAGATCAG ATGATCGTCGTGGTCCACAACAACGCAGAAATGTAATTGTACCAGATCCGAATTATCAACCATCGACTTTTGCTGGGGGCATTTCTAACAATGCAGATGATGATGGATCGTTG CAACCAACAACTTCATCGCACTTTAATCGAAATACTGATCGGTCAACATCTCGTCCTCCACGTGCACCCACTTCTCCAGTCAATCGTGTGATGGAAACAGATCCACTAATGGGCCAAGGCACTTCGTCCGGAGCCCCTCAACGATCCGCGATTCCGAATCCATTTGGTGGAGCACCAGCTCTTAGCAGAAGCACAATCACCAATGGTAACCGTGGTCCTTCATATGGAGATCGTGGTGAGCGTGTTCAAGATGTCGGTGATACGACATCAGATAGTGAAATCACTTCTGAAGGATCCTACTCTGATGAAGATCCCGAGCAAAAGGAGATTAAGCGTCAAAGAAGAAAGGATAAACTTAAAAAGAAACAGGAAAGAGAACTAAGAAGTCGTGAGAAGCACACGAAGTCTAAGCAGCAACCTCCTTCGAAAA TTGAGACTCGATTCAATACGTacaagaaaaaatcagaatcatCTGCTACTGACACTTCCAATACACCTCCAGTTGACACTGTGAATGTAGCTCTCCCGACTCCAGTAGTAGAATCGTCTTCTACGACCGCAGCACCGTCAATCCCTGTTTCGACACGTCCTGAAGTCGTCGTTCCACCTGAGAATCCAGCTCCACTCAGAGAAGTCGGAAATTTCTACTCTAAATCGAATCACGACGAGGATAGACGCAATGTTCAACTTCCTTTCACACCAGCGGATACGCACAAACCGATTAAAGTTGCGCCAAAAG AGCCTGTACGGAATCCGCTTTTGAAAGAACGACCTTCAGCCAATGGTTTCATCAACAGAAG aCTGCCATCACATCCAGCACCACCACCAGTCAACCAAAGTCAACCAGCCAATCAACCAATGCAAACAGCTGtg TATCAAAACTCTCATCCGGGTGCACCATATATCCCTCAACAGCCAACATATCAGCCACAGCTTCCTGTACAACAACCTCAACCACATCAATATGCGCCTCAACCAATACATCATCAACA gccAATCCACCAACCGATGCACGGCCAACAGTATCCGCCAGTTAATCAGCAGCAACCAATCTATCAACAACCGGCACCACAGTATCCACCATACAATTCAATTCAGAACAACCCTCAACATGGTCCTTCTCCATTTAATTATTCTCAAGTGCCACAACCTGCTTATAATCACGTTGGCCAACAACCATCACATATGAGCAATCAACCTCATATCAATCAAAATGGATATCAAAATTCGTACAATCCGAATCAGGGTCCGACTTCTTCCGATCCAAATTATGGATGTAATCCACAATTCAATCATTATGGCAGTAGATCAGTTTATCATGAAGATCATTCATCACAAAGAAGAAGATCACCTGATCAGTTTCCACCAAATCCTCCAGAATACGATCCACACGGAAACTTCAAACTTGCTGATTATGAAAGAGATCGAATGACAGTCGGATACAGTCAAAATCCACATCAATTTGACCATCACGGAAGTCATATGCCTCATCAGTCACAACCACAAGGATATGACAATTTTAACGGAAATTCTGCGCCGTACTTTAATAAAAACGGAGGACAATCAAACCATCAACCGGAAGCTCAAAGATCTTTTAGTGTTCTCTCTTCGAATCGTCAGCCATCGAACAGGGAATTAATATTTCAAGATGGAATTGAGAAGGAATTGAGAGATATAATTCTCCGTTATCGAAGCATGAACTTGACAGTATTGACA gtaCAAGAACTGAGAACAGAAGTGAGCAGACGTCCTGCTATTCCTCGGTACATTGATATTGTCCAATATATTAGAGATTCTTCATCGGTTGCTATAGTGGAAAGAGGTGACATTGAGCCGTATGTCGTTTTGAAAGATGATATCCGAAACTAA
- the mut-16 gene encoding MUTator (Product from WormBase gene class mut;~Confirmed by transcript evidence): protein MSESDDDYPELDISDQYIDPLGIVVGPPPASYTETDREETPMQNRTEDDTNSYGNSSGEHDYDSYLDSGDDDFDVDAYYANDNMDEPPPETIPDNLIQNVIGRNDNADYDFSDASNPEIMKRDLQLFLSSSLLSNPLKFRSGYSSDELDDCLKSCMGYSLQVTAVLLLPPEIISQLPNDSKTEHAHALVRGGWLQSKEGAFFPVISDSERETVVSLMNGSEEQHKRQERKKKEADTFESEEKEIRTLLTFNMIAELLMAVRNEYSIRSVKYQILSTAYTNMVTGAAHANIFRKYKDILQLDPEKLWNNDWFKEYTNRGTLKKFLTTARFSEIVVSQANGKTVELYFRADDEGNRPVVLFTDEHIADVRNKWKTGNQRNQNYGSQGNYRAGGQRSDDRRGPQQRRNVIVPDPNYQPSTFAGGISNNADDDGSLQPTTSSHFNRNTDRSTSRPPRAPTSPVNRVMETDPLMGQGTSSGAPQRSAIPNPFGGAPALSRSTITNGNRGPSYGDRGERVQDVGDTTSDSEITSEGSYSDEDPEQKEIKRQRRKDKLKKKQERELRSREKHTKSKQQPPSKIETRFNTYKKKSESSATDTSNTPPVDTVNVALPTPVVESSSTTAAPSIPVSTRPEVVVPPENPAPLREVGNFYSKSNHDEDRRNVQLPFTPADTHKPIKVAPKEPVRNPLLKERPSANGFINRRLPSHPAPPPVNQSQPANQPMQTAVYQNSHPGAPYIPQQPTYQPQLPVQQPQPHQYAPQPIHHQQPIHQPMHGQQYPPVNQQQPIYQQPAPQYPPYNSIQNNPQHGPSPFNYSQVPQPAYNHVGQQPSHMSNQPHINQNGYQNSYNPNQGPTSSDPNYGCNPQFNHYGSRSVYHEDHSSQRRRSPDQFPPNPPEYDPHGNFKLADYERDRMTVGYSQNPHQFDHHGSHMPHQSQPQGYDNFNGNSAPYFNKNGGQSNHQPEAQRSFSVLSSNRQPSNRELIFQDGIEKELRDIILRYRSMNLTVLTVQELRTEVSRRPAIPRYIDIVQYIRDSSSVAIVERGDIEPYVVLKDDIRN from the exons atgtCCGAAAGTGATGATGATTATCCGGAATTAGACATCTCCGATCAATATATCGATCCATTGGGGATCGTTGTTGGTCCACCACCCGCCTCGTATACGGAAACTGATCGTGAAGAAACTCCCATGCAAAATCGAACTGAAGATGACACTAATAGCTATGGAAATTCATCGGGTGAACATGACTACGATAGTTATTTGGATTCAGGAGACGATGACTTTGACGTGGATGCCTACTATGCG AATGACAATATGGATGAACCTCCACCAGAAACGATACCGGACAATCTTATACAAAACGTCATCGGAAGAAATGATAACGCCGATTATGATTTCAGCGATGCAAGTAATCCAGAAATCATGAAG CGTGATCTTCAGCTGTTCCTGAGCTCTTCATTGCTGAGCAATCCATTGAAATTCCGTTCTGGATACTCCTCGGATGAATTGGATGATTGTTTGAAATCTTGTATGGGATACAGTCTTCAAGTAACAGCTGTTTTATTGCTTCCTCCAGAAATTATTTCTCAGCTTCCAAACGATTCCAAG ACCGAACACGCCCATGCACTTGTACGAGGAGGTTGGCTGCAGTCCAAAGAGGGCGCATTCTTTCCAGTCATTTCCGATTCAGAACGTGAGACTGTTGTTTCGTTGATGAATGGATCCGAAGAACA GCACAAACGCCAGGaaaggaagaaaaaggaaGCAGATACATTTGAATCCGAAGAGAAGGAAATTCGTACTCTACTCACATTCAACATGATTGCGGAATTGTTAATGGCTGTCAGAAATGAATATAGCATTCGTTCAGTTAAATATCAAATTCTTTCAACTGCTTATACAAATATGGTTACTGGTGCGGCACATGcgaatatttttcgaaaatataagGATATTCTTCAACTCGATCCAGAAAAACTGTGGAATAATGATTGGTTCAAAGAGTATACAAATCGAGGAACACTGAAGAAGTTTCTAACAACTgcaagattttctgaaattgtggTTTCACAAGCCAACGGCAAAACTGTAGAACTCTATTTTAGAGCTGACGATGAAGGAAACC GACCAGTTGTTCTTTTCACTGATGAACATATTGCGGATGTTAGGAACAAATGGAAAACCGGCAATCAGAGAAATCAGAACTACGGAAGCCAAGGCAATTATAGGGCCGGTGGACAGAGATCAG ATGATCGTCGTGGTCCACAACAACGCAGAAATGTAATTGTACCAGATCCGAATTATCAACCATCGACTTTTGCTGGGGGCATTTCTAACAATGCAGATGATGATGGATCGTTG CAACCAACAACTTCATCGCACTTTAATCGAAATACTGATCGGTCAACATCTCGTCCTCCACGTGCACCCACTTCTCCAGTCAATCGTGTGATGGAAACAGATCCACTAATGGGCCAAGGCACTTCGTCCGGAGCCCCTCAACGATCCGCGATTCCGAATCCATTTGGTGGAGCACCAGCTCTTAGCAGAAGCACAATCACCAATGGTAACCGTGGTCCTTCATATGGAGATCGTGGTGAGCGTGTTCAAGATGTCGGTGATACGACATCAGATAGTGAAATCACTTCTGAAGGATCCTACTCTGATGAAGATCCCGAGCAAAAGGAGATTAAGCGTCAAAGAAGAAAGGATAAACTTAAAAAGAAACAGGAAAGAGAACTAAGAAGTCGTGAGAAGCACACGAAGTCTAAGCAGCAACCTCCTTCGAAAA TTGAGACTCGATTCAATACGTacaagaaaaaatcagaatcatCTGCTACTGACACTTCCAATACACCTCCAGTTGACACTGTGAATGTAGCTCTCCCGACTCCAGTAGTAGAATCGTCTTCTACGACCGCAGCACCGTCAATCCCTGTTTCGACACGTCCTGAAGTCGTCGTTCCACCTGAGAATCCAGCTCCACTCAGAGAAGTCGGAAATTTCTACTCTAAATCGAATCACGACGAGGATAGACGCAATGTTCAACTTCCTTTCACACCAGCGGATACGCACAAACCGATTAAAGTTGCGCCAAAAG AGCCTGTACGGAATCCGCTTTTGAAAGAACGACCTTCAGCCAATGGTTTCATCAACAGAAG aCTGCCATCACATCCAGCACCACCACCAGTCAACCAAAGTCAACCAGCCAATCAACCAATGCAAACAGCTGtg TATCAAAACTCTCATCCGGGTGCACCATATATCCCTCAACAGCCAACATATCAGCCACAGCTTCCTGTACAACAACCTCAACCACATCAATATGCGCCTCAACCAATACATCATCAACA gccAATCCACCAACCGATGCACGGCCAACAGTATCCGCCAGTTAATCAGCAGCAACCAATCTATCAACAACCGGCACCACAGTATCCACCATACAATTCAATTCAGAACAACCCTCAACATGGTCCTTCTCCATTTAATTATTCTCAAGTGCCACAACCTGCTTATAATCACGTTGGCCAACAACCATCACATATGAGCAATCAACCTCATATCAATCAAAATGGATATCAAAATTCGTACAATCCGAATCAGGGTCCGACTTCTTCCGATCCAAATTATGGATGTAATCCACAATTCAATCATTATGGCAGTAGATCAGTTTATCATGAAGATCATTCATCACAAAGAAGAAGATCACCTGATCAGTTTCCACCAAATCCTCCAGAATACGATCCACACGGAAACTTCAAACTTGCTGATTATGAAAGAGATCGAATGACAGTCGGATACAGTCAAAATCCACATCAATTTGACCATCACGGAAGTCATATGCCTCATCAGTCACAACCACAAGGATATGACAATTTTAACGGAAATTCTGCGCCGTACTTTAATAAAAACGGAGGACAATCAAACCATCAACCGGAAGCTCAAAGATCTTTTAGTGTTCTCTCTTCGAATCGTCAGCCATCGAACAGGGAATTAATATTTCAAGATGGAATTGAGAAGGAATTGAGAGATATAATTCTCCGTTATCGAAGCATGAACTTGACAGTATTGACA gtaCAAGAACTGAGAACAGAAGTGAGCAGACGTCCTGCTATTCCTCGGTACATTGATATTGTCCAATATATTAGAGATTCTTCATCGGTTGCTATAGTGGAAAGAGGTGACATTGAGCCGTATGTCGTTTTGAAAGATGATATCCGAAACTAA
- the scpl-1 gene encoding CTD small phosphatase-like protein 1 (Confirmed by transcript evidence) has product MTYAESTRSAVVYSSIVPPPRTPVGPPMLKDGVRKGSASQPLQPKNGANSLDYWSKSEDEKSGITCYYSRHNIQFPPPQRKMKPVKPNPVGRSTINGFTPSTSSPQNGLRYPPFPQNTPESVMSPPVGIYRNIPAMPRAKLTKDEKNGGKMNRDGGGENPKNVVWGGTSRKDDDTASTPLNSFSANASIEKKRSTARRKPRWARCFQTLFCCVTPPREIEKIQSSQRTNSTNNNHQNGRPSTPTNTGPPIQLITQVHRDGTVTGLPTTGQACQQNGSGDGVTPYDKIANDSVGTINEKPLLPPLLPQDSNKKCLVIDLDETLVHSSFKPVKNPDFVIPVEIDGVEHQVYVLKRPYVDEFLAKVGEHFECILFTASLAKYADPVADLLDKKRVFRGRLFREACVFHKGNYVKDLSRLGRNLNQTLIIDNSPASYAFHPENAVPVTTWFDDPSDTELLDILPSLEHLNGFSSIYDLYRPEEGPQSELLNHCSC; this is encoded by the exons ATGACCTACGCTGAATCGACTCGATCCGCCGTCGTCTACTCGTCGATTGTGCCTCCACCACGTACTCCAGTTGGTCCGCCGATGTTGAAAGATGGCGTGCGGAAAGGATCCGCATCGCAACCACTTCAACCAAAAAACGGTGCCAACAGTTTGGACTATTGGAGTAAATCGGAAGATGAAAAGTCTGGAATAACGTGTTACTACAGTCGTCataatattcaatttccaCCACCACAGAGGAAAATGAAACCTGTAAAACCAAATCCTGTGGGAAGGTCAACAATAAATGGATTCACACCATCGACATCATCACCACAAAATGGTCTTAGATATCCACCATTTCCACAGAATACACCAGAATCTGTGATGAGTCCTCCAGTTGGAATCTACCGTAATATTCCCGCAATGCCACGTGCAAAACTTAcaaaagatgagaaaaatggAGGGAAAATGAATCGAGATGGTGGAGgagaaaacccaaaaaatgtagtttgGGGTGGAACATCAAGAAAAGATGATGATACGGCTAGTACACcgttaaattcattttcagccaatg CATCAATCGAGAAAAAGCGATCAACAGCGAGAAGGAAACCAAGATGGGCACGCTGTTTTCAGACACTTTTCTGTTGTGTGACTCCACCCAGAGAGATTG aaaagatacAATCAAGCCAACGAACGAACAGTACAAACAACAATCATCAGAATGGAAGACCATCTACACCAACAAATACAGGACCACCCATTCAGCTTATCACACAG gtTCATCGTGATGGAACAGTAACTGGACTACCGACGACCGGTCAAGCATGCCAACAAAATGGAAGTGGTGATGGAGTGACACCTTATGATAAAATTGCTAATGATTCAgtg GGAACAATAAACGAGAAGCCACTTCTTCCACCATTATTACCACAagattcgaataaaaaatgtctGGTGATCGATCTTGATGAGACATTAGTGCATTCTTCGTTCAAG cccgtGAAGAATCCGGATTTTGTGATTCCCGTCGAAATTGATGGTGTCGAGCATCAAGTATATGTACTGAAACGACCGTACGTCGACGAGTTTCTTGCGAAAGTTGGAGAACATTTTGAGTGTATTCTATTTACTGCGTCACTTGCTAAG tacgCTGATCCTGTGGCTGATTTATTGGACAAGAAACGGGTATTCAGAGGACGACTTTTCCGTGAAGCGTGTGTATTCCATAAGGGTAATTATGTAAAAG ATTTGAGTCGACTGGGAAGAAATCTGAATCAAACTTTGATTATCGACAATTCACCAGCCAGTTATGCATTCCATCCTGAAAATGCG gtaCCAGTGACGACGTGGTTTGATGATCCTTCAGATACAGAGCTTTTGGATATTCTTCCATCTTTGGAGCACTTAAACGGG ttctcaAGCATCTATGATCTGTATCGACCAGAAGAAGGACCACAATCCGAGCTTCTGAATCACTGCTCTTGCTAA
- the scpl-1 gene encoding CTD small phosphatase-like protein 1 (Confirmed by transcript evidence), with product MREPQHVKRKQLMFQDEFDYRLNYRELIEWKPGRTPSALEIIELGLLHCKKGTINEKPLLPPLLPQDSNKKCLVIDLDETLVHSSFKPVKNPDFVIPVEIDGVEHQVYVLKRPYVDEFLAKVGEHFECILFTASLAKYADPVADLLDKKRVFRGRLFREACVFHKGNYVKDLSRLGRNLNQTLIIDNSPASYAFHPENAVPVTTWFDDPSDTELLDILPSLEHLNGFSSIYDLYRPEEGPQSELLNHCSC from the exons ATGCGGGAACCACAACATGTGAAAAGGAAACAATTAATGTTCCAAGATGAGTTTGATTATCGGCTCAATTATCGAGAATTAATTGAATGGAAACCTGGAAGAACTCCTTCTGCACTAGAAATTATCGAATTGGGATTACTTCACTGTAAAaag GGAACAATAAACGAGAAGCCACTTCTTCCACCATTATTACCACAagattcgaataaaaaatgtctGGTGATCGATCTTGATGAGACATTAGTGCATTCTTCGTTCAAG cccgtGAAGAATCCGGATTTTGTGATTCCCGTCGAAATTGATGGTGTCGAGCATCAAGTATATGTACTGAAACGACCGTACGTCGACGAGTTTCTTGCGAAAGTTGGAGAACATTTTGAGTGTATTCTATTTACTGCGTCACTTGCTAAG tacgCTGATCCTGTGGCTGATTTATTGGACAAGAAACGGGTATTCAGAGGACGACTTTTCCGTGAAGCGTGTGTATTCCATAAGGGTAATTATGTAAAAG ATTTGAGTCGACTGGGAAGAAATCTGAATCAAACTTTGATTATCGACAATTCACCAGCCAGTTATGCATTCCATCCTGAAAATGCG gtaCCAGTGACGACGTGGTTTGATGATCCTTCAGATACAGAGCTTTTGGATATTCTTCCATCTTTGGAGCACTTAAACGGG ttctcaAGCATCTATGATCTGTATCGACCAGAAGAAGGACCACAATCCGAGCTTCTGAATCACTGCTCTTGCTAA
- the scpl-1 gene encoding CTD small phosphatase-like protein 1 (Confirmed by transcript evidence), giving the protein MNNGYGVQAATETTISDSSADVSFVKPIGQVAGADFIKQTSSIEKKRSTARRKPRWARCFQTLFCCVTPPREIEKIQSSQRTNSTNNNHQNGRPSTPTNTGPPIQLITQVHRDGTVTGLPTTGQACQQNGSGDGVTPYDKIANDSVGTINEKPLLPPLLPQDSNKKCLVIDLDETLVHSSFKPVKNPDFVIPVEIDGVEHQVYVLKRPYVDEFLAKVGEHFECILFTASLAKYADPVADLLDKKRVFRGRLFREACVFHKGNYVKDLSRLGRNLNQTLIIDNSPASYAFHPENAVPVTTWFDDPSDTELLDILPSLEHLNGFSSIYDLYRPEEGPQSELLNHCSC; this is encoded by the exons ATGAACAACGGGTATGGTGTGCAg GCGGCCACCGAAACAACAATCAGTGATTCAAGCGCAGACGTTTCGTTCGTAAAACCAATTGGACAAGTTGCAGGAGCAGATTTCATCAAACAGACTT CATCAATCGAGAAAAAGCGATCAACAGCGAGAAGGAAACCAAGATGGGCACGCTGTTTTCAGACACTTTTCTGTTGTGTGACTCCACCCAGAGAGATTG aaaagatacAATCAAGCCAACGAACGAACAGTACAAACAACAATCATCAGAATGGAAGACCATCTACACCAACAAATACAGGACCACCCATTCAGCTTATCACACAG gtTCATCGTGATGGAACAGTAACTGGACTACCGACGACCGGTCAAGCATGCCAACAAAATGGAAGTGGTGATGGAGTGACACCTTATGATAAAATTGCTAATGATTCAgtg GGAACAATAAACGAGAAGCCACTTCTTCCACCATTATTACCACAagattcgaataaaaaatgtctGGTGATCGATCTTGATGAGACATTAGTGCATTCTTCGTTCAAG cccgtGAAGAATCCGGATTTTGTGATTCCCGTCGAAATTGATGGTGTCGAGCATCAAGTATATGTACTGAAACGACCGTACGTCGACGAGTTTCTTGCGAAAGTTGGAGAACATTTTGAGTGTATTCTATTTACTGCGTCACTTGCTAAG tacgCTGATCCTGTGGCTGATTTATTGGACAAGAAACGGGTATTCAGAGGACGACTTTTCCGTGAAGCGTGTGTATTCCATAAGGGTAATTATGTAAAAG ATTTGAGTCGACTGGGAAGAAATCTGAATCAAACTTTGATTATCGACAATTCACCAGCCAGTTATGCATTCCATCCTGAAAATGCG gtaCCAGTGACGACGTGGTTTGATGATCCTTCAGATACAGAGCTTTTGGATATTCTTCCATCTTTGGAGCACTTAAACGGG ttctcaAGCATCTATGATCTGTATCGACCAGAAGAAGGACCACAATCCGAGCTTCTGAATCACTGCTCTTGCTAA
- the B0379.6 gene encoding uncharacterized protein (Partially confirmed by transcript evidence): protein MGLKNDTVSEKKMKRNKKKDDDEDENKDGEMKTKEEKEQNNRGGVYLGLWRQKRAHLMKGGRRLTRNCVGCGGSRAPETTIDDVGTSRLTLRAMLSISCFFRQEQRTPREMSLQMFFSLGAAF, encoded by the coding sequence ATGGGTCTAAAAAATGACACGGTGAGtgagaagaagatgaagagaaataagaaaaaggaTGACGATGAAGATGAAAATAAAGACGGAGAGATGAAAACGAAAGAGGAAAAGGAACAAAACAACCGGGGCGGTGTGTATCTTGGTTTGTGGAGGCAAAAAAGAGCCCATCTGATGAAGGGAGGGAGGCGGTTGACGAGAAACTGTGTTGGATGTGGAGGCTCACGGGCACCAGAGACGACGATAGACGACGTGGGCACGAGCCGTTTGACACTGAGAGCCATGCTCTCAATTTCTTGCTTTTTTAGGCAAGAACAGAGAACGCCACGAGAGATGTCACTTCAGATGTTCTTCAGTTTGGGTGCAGCCTTCTGA